One stretch of Prinia subflava isolate CZ2003 ecotype Zambia chromosome 19, Cam_Psub_1.2, whole genome shotgun sequence DNA includes these proteins:
- the LOC134560152 gene encoding pleckstrin homology domain-containing family A member 4-like isoform X1, whose protein sequence is MGTLTGTPRPPSAPAGPPMAESDNSALRDPAPAGPRSQPCRPVPRVHAFGKGEQALRRDPRTPPAMQGWLHKQDSSGLRLWKRRWFVLVDLCLYYYRDSSEQQVRGGLPLPGYKIRILPPAHRAPRAPQFLFTAEHPGMRTYCLGAETPEELHAWVCALRRGASPLPGSLSQETLQEPRGVDPPSPPLPTHSPGEGLRDPPVLPPCCPSVSAVPHSEVPPAQEEPPVRGCPPRAGDTPGGPRGPPEPAPAGRSPRKPRPLGASQQPPPERDIGTIRPPASPTASSDWLPSPAGPAGTAPVPASNEASRQRRVGAGGRGWPREGVAGRPIRITLLQASF, encoded by the exons atggggacattGACGGGGACCCCCCGGCCCCCCTCTGCCCCCGCAGGACCCCCCATGGCAGAAAGCGACAACTCCGCCCTCCGAGACCCCGCCCCTGCTGGACCCCGCTCCCAG ccctgccggcCCGTGCCGAGGGTCCACGCCTTTGGAAAGGGGGAGCAGGCACTGCGGAGGGACCCCCGCACCCCCCCCGCcatgcagggctggctgcacaAGCAG GACAGCTCGGGACTGCGGCTCTGGAAGCGCCGCTGGTTTGTACTGGTGGATCTCTGCCTCTACTACTACCGGG ACAGCAGCGAGCAGCAAGTGCGGGGCGGCCTCCCCCTGCCCGGCTACAAGATCCGCATCCTGCCCCCCGCCCACCgcgccccccgagccccccagTTCCTCTTCACG GCTGAACATCCCGGGATGCGGACGTACTGCCTGGGGGCTGAGACCCCCGAGGAACTGCACGCGTGGGTCTGCGCCCTGCGCCGGGGGGCATCGCCCCTCCCCGG ctccctctcccaGGAGACGCTCCAGGAACCCCGGGGTGTGGATCCTCCCTCGCCCCCATTGCCCACGCATTCCCCAGGTGAGGGGCTCAGGGACCCACCCGTGCTCCCTCCTTGCTGCCCCTCAGTCTCTGCAGTGCCCCACAGCGAG gtgcccccagcccaggaggagcCCCCGGTGCGGGGATGTCCCCCCAGGGCCGGGGACACGCCGGGGGGGCCGCGGGGACCCCCCGAGCCCGCGCCCGCAG GGCGGAGCCCGAGGAAGCCCCGCCCCCTTGGAGCATCTCAGCAGCCCCCGCCGGAGCGAGACATCGGGACCATTCGGCCACCGGCCTCTCCAACCGCCTCTTCTGATTGGCTGCCgagccccgccgggcccgcgggCACCGCCCCCGTGCCGGCATCCAATGAGGCGTCGCGGCAGCGGCGGGTGGGGGCGGGTGGGCGTGGCTGGCCTCGCGAAGGTGTGGCCGGGCGGCCAATCAGAATCACCCTGCTGCAGGCCAGCTTCtga
- the LOC134560152 gene encoding pleckstrin homology domain-containing family A member 4-like isoform X2 — protein MAESDNSALRDPAPAGPRSQPCRPVPRVHAFGKGEQALRRDPRTPPAMQGWLHKQDSSGLRLWKRRWFVLVDLCLYYYRDSSEQQVRGGLPLPGYKIRILPPAHRAPRAPQFLFTAEHPGMRTYCLGAETPEELHAWVCALRRGASPLPGSLSQETLQEPRGVDPPSPPLPTHSPGEGLRDPPVLPPCCPSVSAVPHSEVPPAQEEPPVRGCPPRAGDTPGGPRGPPEPAPAGRSPRKPRPLGASQQPPPERDIGTIRPPASPTASSDWLPSPAGPAGTAPVPASNEASRQRRVGAGGRGWPREGVAGRPIRITLLQASF, from the exons ATGGCAGAAAGCGACAACTCCGCCCTCCGAGACCCCGCCCCTGCTGGACCCCGCTCCCAG ccctgccggcCCGTGCCGAGGGTCCACGCCTTTGGAAAGGGGGAGCAGGCACTGCGGAGGGACCCCCGCACCCCCCCCGCcatgcagggctggctgcacaAGCAG GACAGCTCGGGACTGCGGCTCTGGAAGCGCCGCTGGTTTGTACTGGTGGATCTCTGCCTCTACTACTACCGGG ACAGCAGCGAGCAGCAAGTGCGGGGCGGCCTCCCCCTGCCCGGCTACAAGATCCGCATCCTGCCCCCCGCCCACCgcgccccccgagccccccagTTCCTCTTCACG GCTGAACATCCCGGGATGCGGACGTACTGCCTGGGGGCTGAGACCCCCGAGGAACTGCACGCGTGGGTCTGCGCCCTGCGCCGGGGGGCATCGCCCCTCCCCGG ctccctctcccaGGAGACGCTCCAGGAACCCCGGGGTGTGGATCCTCCCTCGCCCCCATTGCCCACGCATTCCCCAGGTGAGGGGCTCAGGGACCCACCCGTGCTCCCTCCTTGCTGCCCCTCAGTCTCTGCAGTGCCCCACAGCGAG gtgcccccagcccaggaggagcCCCCGGTGCGGGGATGTCCCCCCAGGGCCGGGGACACGCCGGGGGGGCCGCGGGGACCCCCCGAGCCCGCGCCCGCAG GGCGGAGCCCGAGGAAGCCCCGCCCCCTTGGAGCATCTCAGCAGCCCCCGCCGGAGCGAGACATCGGGACCATTCGGCCACCGGCCTCTCCAACCGCCTCTTCTGATTGGCTGCCgagccccgccgggcccgcgggCACCGCCCCCGTGCCGGCATCCAATGAGGCGTCGCGGCAGCGGCGGGTGGGGGCGGGTGGGCGTGGCTGGCCTCGCGAAGGTGTGGCCGGGCGGCCAATCAGAATCACCCTGCTGCAGGCCAGCTTCtga